In the genome of Enterococcus hirae ATCC 9790, one region contains:
- the dhaM gene encoding dihydroxyacetone kinase phosphoryl donor subunit DhaM, whose amino-acid sequence MKKSILLVSHSQQLTDGLKEMIEQMQQSEDVLLFSLGGVEGRIGSDPMKIIDAINQSADSAMYFVFADIGSAVLNAEMAKEMLDEDQQKKYYLVDAPLVEGAFAGAITAGITDDPQQILTEAQNAGKKGWT is encoded by the coding sequence ATGAAAAAAAGTATCTTACTTGTCTCCCATAGTCAACAGTTAACGGATGGACTCAAAGAAATGATTGAACAGATGCAACAATCAGAAGATGTGTTACTTTTTTCCTTAGGAGGAGTAGAGGGAAGAATTGGTTCTGATCCGATGAAAATCATCGATGCGATCAACCAATCAGCTGATTCCGCCATGTATTTTGTGTTTGCGGATATCGGGAGTGCGGTTTTGAACGCTGAAATGGCCAAGGAAATGTTGGATGAAGACCAACAAAAGAAATACTACCTTGTGGATGCGCCACTTGTTGAAGGGGCTTTTGCTGGAGCGATCACAGCAGGTATCACGGATGATCCTCAACAAATACTAACGGAAGCACAGAATGCGGGAAAGAAAGGGTGGACGTGA
- a CDS encoding HI_0552 family protein: MDLLTSDYELFDRSMFTFKQLKERYTTEELAQLKVRYQTHWQKWKKMNEQVAKATPLQWQMRKPKIESWTNGWNLRSHFWCAYRSEGRQQENACLATLLNKKQFQIYLMFQHYKSEERQGSISSFNHLLTVLKEWSKHIPVEEYYIWPQPEHELVDHLPLATYLTDKQKQIELKKAMEHKTFQLGKLYFYPNELKDAEKLILDGMQELMPLYLRLNGK, from the coding sequence ATGGATTTATTAACTAGTGATTATGAATTGTTTGATCGTTCGATGTTTACCTTTAAGCAGTTAAAAGAAAGATATACTACTGAAGAATTAGCACAGCTTAAGGTGAGGTATCAAACACACTGGCAAAAGTGGAAAAAAATGAATGAACAAGTGGCGAAAGCAACACCCTTGCAATGGCAGATGAGGAAACCAAAAATCGAAAGTTGGACGAATGGTTGGAATCTCAGAAGCCATTTTTGGTGTGCGTACCGTAGTGAAGGACGCCAACAGGAAAATGCTTGTTTAGCTACTTTGCTAAATAAAAAACAATTTCAAATCTATTTGATGTTTCAACATTATAAAAGTGAAGAACGCCAAGGAAGTATTTCGTCCTTCAATCATCTACTAACGGTTTTAAAGGAATGGAGTAAGCACATCCCAGTTGAAGAGTATTATATTTGGCCGCAACCAGAACATGAACTGGTGGATCACCTGCCGTTAGCCACCTATTTGACGGATAAGCAAAAACAAATCGAATTAAAAAAAGCAATGGAGCATAAAACCTTCCAACTTGGTAAGCTTTATTTTTATCCGAATGAATTAAAAGATGCTGAAAAGTTGATTTTAGATGGTATGCAGGAATTGATGCCTTTATACCTTCGATTGAATGGGAAATAA
- the tyrP gene encoding tyrosine-tyramine antiporter, with translation MSKSQVSKMGLGTFVGLTMALCATVRSIPTLAAVGWTLIFYSIFAVLFFAGPISMVSGELSTMLPQEGGPQLWVKTALGSKWGFVVAWLLWVQMFPGMVMVASTLGPLLGNTFGNVELGNNHLFVLGCILVIYWIITILNLKFDMAKVGGNIGVWLGVYIPVVIMFVLGLFAAFKVGLVSNGYLGDFSWSKAFPDLQHSESLKYLAGITFIFVGIEMSSVYMPRLKDATKNYTKGVFIALIGLVLLNVINAMLVANVVPNGKMELANITQPILIYCQILGLPTIIGNIFSFMVFIGVLLQLSAWVTGPSKTIIQVAREGFLPPKFGFHKENEYGVSRNVVLTQSIVISLFALLYGVMDDVSAVFLTLTNATTVIYCIVYILIAVSLIKMRKSHPDLERPYRIGKKGNGMAWVVSCMLIFSIIAVVVSTLGTSTLTDALLVAVIAIVMFVIPLIINRFKNDSWGSEVEKSLKE, from the coding sequence GTGAGTAAATCACAAGTAAGTAAAATGGGTCTTGGGACCTTTGTCGGTCTGACGATGGCTTTGTGTGCGACAGTTCGGAGTATTCCGACTTTAGCAGCCGTTGGTTGGACATTGATTTTTTATTCAATTTTTGCCGTACTGTTTTTTGCCGGTCCTATTTCGATGGTTTCTGGTGAGCTTTCTACGATGCTTCCACAAGAAGGTGGACCACAATTATGGGTCAAAACTGCCTTAGGAAGTAAATGGGGATTTGTTGTTGCCTGGTTGCTTTGGGTTCAAATGTTCCCAGGGATGGTTATGGTTGCATCAACATTAGGTCCATTATTAGGAAATACATTCGGGAACGTAGAATTAGGCAATAATCATTTATTTGTATTAGGTTGTATTTTAGTTATTTATTGGATCATTACAATTTTGAACTTGAAATTTGATATGGCCAAAGTTGGTGGGAACATCGGCGTTTGGTTAGGTGTGTATATCCCAGTGGTTATCATGTTTGTCCTTGGTTTATTCGCCGCATTCAAAGTGGGGCTAGTATCTAATGGTTACTTAGGAGATTTTTCTTGGTCAAAAGCTTTCCCAGATTTACAACATAGTGAATCATTGAAATATCTTGCAGGTATCACATTTATTTTTGTTGGTATCGAAATGAGTTCTGTTTACATGCCTCGTTTAAAAGATGCAACGAAAAACTACACTAAAGGGGTCTTTATTGCGTTGATTGGTCTTGTTTTATTGAACGTGATCAATGCAATGTTAGTTGCCAATGTTGTACCAAATGGAAAAATGGAATTAGCAAACATTACGCAACCAATCTTGATTTATTGCCAAATCCTTGGCTTACCAACAATTATTGGGAACATCTTCAGCTTTATGGTGTTTATCGGTGTGTTACTTCAATTATCTGCATGGGTAACTGGACCATCTAAAACGATAATCCAAGTAGCACGTGAAGGTTTCTTACCACCTAAATTTGGATTCCATAAAGAAAATGAATATGGTGTTTCTCGTAATGTCGTATTAACTCAATCAATCGTTATTTCATTATTCGCTTTACTTTATGGCGTAATGGATGACGTCAGTGCTGTATTCTTAACATTAACAAATGCTACAACTGTTATTTATTGTATCGTCTATATTTTGATTGCTGTTTCATTGATCAAAATGAGAAAAAGCCATCCAGATTTAGAACGTCCTTATCGAATTGGTAAAAAAGGAAATGGAATGGCTTGGGTAGTTAGCTGCATGTTGATTTTCTCTATCATTGCAGTAGTTGTATCCACTTTAGGAACATCTACCTTGACGGATGCATTATTGGTAGCAGTTATTGCAATCGTTATGTTTGTCATTCCTTTGATCATCAATCGTTTTAAAAATGATTCTTGGGGAAGCGAAGTAGAAAAGAGTTTAAAAGAATAG
- the pepV gene encoding dipeptidase PepV has translation MTIDWQKEVEARKEELLEDLKNLLRVNSERDDSKVTPDAPFGPGPRDALKHMLAYGERDGFVVKNVDNYAGHIDLGEGDETLGIFGHMDVVPAGDGWDTDPYEPVIKDGKIFARGSSDDKGPSMAAYYAMKIIKDLDLELSKKVRFVVGSDEESGWADMAYYFEHEEEPDFGFSPDAEFPIINGEKGNVSFALRFQGDNAGDYVLKTFTSGLRENMVPGTATATLEVPSAEAAIQMEEAFYRFVEANPVSGSIEADNTYVKIELIGKGAHGASPQSGINAGSFLALFLDDYEFIGSAKQFIHVAAAYVHEDFYGEKLGVAHEDEKMGKLTMNAGLFAFKENGSEEDNYINMNFRFPKGVTVDGLENDIATTMKAEGATVTRGARVMEPHYVPMEDPLVATLLQVYEDHTGEKGYEQIIGGGTYGRLLKRGVAYGAMFPGYTDTMHQANEFMSLDDLFRATAIYADAIYRLAK, from the coding sequence ATGACAATCGATTGGCAAAAAGAAGTAGAAGCACGTAAAGAAGAACTACTTGAAGATTTAAAAAATCTTTTACGTGTGAACAGTGAACGGGATGATTCAAAAGTAACTCCTGATGCACCTTTTGGACCTGGACCTCGAGATGCGCTAAAACATATGTTGGCTTATGGCGAACGTGATGGGTTTGTCGTAAAAAATGTTGATAACTATGCAGGACATATTGATCTTGGTGAAGGCGATGAAACTTTAGGTATTTTTGGTCATATGGACGTAGTACCAGCAGGGGATGGTTGGGATACAGATCCTTATGAACCAGTAATCAAAGATGGGAAAATCTTTGCTCGTGGTTCTAGTGATGATAAAGGACCAAGCATGGCTGCCTACTATGCCATGAAGATCATCAAAGATCTTGACTTGGAATTATCCAAAAAAGTTCGTTTTGTAGTTGGTAGTGATGAAGAAAGTGGTTGGGCAGACATGGCTTACTACTTTGAACATGAAGAAGAACCTGACTTTGGCTTTTCTCCAGATGCAGAATTTCCAATCATCAATGGTGAGAAAGGAAATGTTTCTTTCGCACTACGTTTCCAAGGAGACAACGCAGGAGATTATGTCTTGAAGACATTTACTTCAGGTTTACGTGAAAACATGGTGCCTGGAACAGCAACAGCGACTCTTGAAGTACCAAGTGCGGAAGCTGCGATCCAAATGGAAGAAGCTTTTTATCGTTTTGTTGAAGCAAACCCAGTAAGTGGTTCGATCGAAGCGGATAATACCTATGTGAAAATCGAATTGATCGGAAAGGGCGCACATGGTGCAAGTCCTCAATCAGGGATCAATGCCGGTTCATTCTTAGCATTATTCTTAGACGATTATGAATTTATCGGTTCTGCTAAACAATTCATCCATGTAGCAGCAGCCTATGTCCATGAAGATTTTTATGGAGAAAAATTAGGGGTTGCCCATGAAGACGAAAAAATGGGTAAATTGACCATGAACGCTGGATTGTTTGCCTTTAAAGAAAATGGGTCAGAAGAAGATAACTATATCAACATGAACTTCCGTTTTCCAAAAGGGGTTACCGTTGATGGCTTAGAAAATGACATTGCAACAACGATGAAAGCAGAAGGAGCAACAGTTACTCGTGGCGCACGTGTCATGGAACCTCACTATGTACCAATGGAAGATCCATTGGTAGCAACTTTATTGCAAGTTTATGAAGACCATACAGGCGAAAAAGGCTATGAACAAATCATTGGCGGCGGAACCTATGGCCGTCTATTGAAACGTGGTGTAGCTTACGGCGCAATGTTCCCAGGCTATACAGATACAATGCACCAAGCCAACGAATTTATGAGTCTGGATGACCTTTTCAGAGCAACTGCCATTTATGCAGATGCTATCTACCGTTTGGCGAAGTAA
- the dhaL gene encoding dihydroxyacetone kinase subunit DhaL, translated as MELTVKEIQAWLTDFTEKIDENKSYLSELDTPIGDGDHGNNMGRGMTAYQEAFQKEQPKTISDTFKVLSMAMISKVGGASGPLYGSAFMNIMKATKDIDVITSQEQLGKIIEEGKNGIQARGKAEAEEKTMLDVWLPVTEALKNNRLTEEVIEEAKEHTKDLVAKKGRASYLGERAIGHIDPGAASSAIFFETLLTNIES; from the coding sequence ATGGAACTAACGGTCAAAGAAATTCAAGCGTGGTTAACGGATTTTACAGAGAAAATCGATGAAAATAAAAGTTATCTGAGTGAGCTCGACACGCCGATCGGTGATGGCGATCATGGCAATAATATGGGGCGAGGGATGACGGCTTATCAAGAAGCGTTTCAAAAAGAACAACCGAAAACGATCAGTGACACGTTCAAGGTTCTTTCGATGGCAATGATCTCAAAAGTTGGAGGTGCTTCTGGACCATTATATGGTTCTGCCTTTATGAATATAATGAAGGCTACAAAAGACATTGATGTGATTACATCACAAGAACAATTAGGGAAAATCATTGAAGAAGGAAAAAATGGGATTCAAGCTAGGGGGAAAGCAGAAGCAGAAGAGAAAACGATGCTAGATGTCTGGTTACCTGTTACTGAAGCCTTGAAGAATAATCGATTAACAGAAGAAGTGATTGAAGAAGCGAAGGAACATACAAAAGATTTAGTAGCCAAAAAAGGACGTGCCTCTTATCTAGGGGAAAGAGCCATTGGCCATATCGATCCCGGAGCAGCTTCTAGTGCTATTTTCTTTGAAACTTTATTAACTAATATAGAATCATAA
- a CDS encoding putative heavy metal-binding protein → MIITTTNNVENKEVTAYKGIVFGEVITGINVLKDIGAGFRNVFGGRSKSYEDELLAAREEALAEMQERARSLGADAVIGMKMDYEVLGSDNGMLMVTCSGTAVTIN, encoded by the coding sequence ATGATCATTACAACAACAAACAACGTGGAAAATAAAGAAGTAACAGCATATAAAGGCATTGTTTTTGGTGAAGTCATTACTGGAATCAACGTATTAAAAGATATCGGGGCAGGATTTCGCAATGTTTTTGGCGGACGTTCAAAAAGCTACGAGGATGAATTGCTTGCTGCACGTGAAGAGGCCTTAGCAGAAATGCAAGAGCGTGCTCGATCATTAGGTGCAGATGCAGTCATTGGGATGAAAATGGATTATGAAGTATTGGGGAGCGATAACGGAATGCTAATGGTCACCTGTAGTGGGACAGCGGTGACAATAAACTAG
- the tdc gene encoding tyrosine decarboxylase translates to MESLSNELNLNALFIGDKAENGQLYKDLLNDLVDEHLGWRQNYMPQDMPVITPEEQSSASFEHTVNKTKDVLSEISARMRTHSVPWHTAGRYWGHMNSETLMPSLLAYNFAMLWNGNNVAYESSPATSQMEEEVGLEFAKLMGYKDGWGHIVADGSLANLEGLWYARNIKSLPLAMKEVAPELVSGKSDWELMNMSTKEIMDLLDSVPEKIDDIKAHSARSGKHLQQLGKWLVPQTKHYSWLKAADIIGIGLDQVIPVPVDHNYRMDINELEKIVRQLAAEKTPILGVVGVVGSTEEGAIDGIDKIVALRRVLEKDGIYFYLHVDAAYGGYGRSIFLDEENNFIPFEELKDVHAKHHVFTENKDYILEDVHRAFKAIEEAESVTIDPHKMGYVPYSAGGIVIKDVRMRDVISYFATYVFEKGADIPALLGAYILEGSKAGATAASVWAAHHVLPLNVTGYGKLMGASIEGAHRFYNFLQDLSFKVGDKEIEVHPLTYPDFNMVDYVFKEKGNDDLVAMNKLNHDVYDYSSYVKGSIYGNEFLTSHTDFAIPDYGNSPLQFVNQLGFSDEEWNRAGKVTVLRASVMTPYMNKAENFEEYAGKIKAALQEKLEKIYANQLLASEEK, encoded by the coding sequence ATGGAATCATTGTCAAATGAATTAAACCTAAATGCACTATTTATCGGAGACAAAGCGGAGAACGGCCAACTCTATAAAGATTTGTTGAACGATTTAGTAGATGAACATTTAGGCTGGCGACAAAACTACATGCCACAAGACATGCCAGTTATTACACCAGAAGAACAAAGTAGTGCAAGTTTTGAGCACACAGTCAATAAAACAAAAGATGTTTTATCTGAAATCTCAGCTCGTATGCGTACTCACTCAGTACCATGGCATACAGCTGGACGTTATTGGGGTCATATGAACTCTGAAACATTAATGCCATCTTTACTAGCATATAATTTCGCAATGCTATGGAATGGTAACAACGTTGCTTACGAATCTTCTCCAGCAACAAGTCAAATGGAAGAAGAAGTAGGACTAGAGTTTGCGAAATTAATGGGCTATAAAGATGGCTGGGGACACATCGTTGCTGATGGTTCTTTAGCTAACTTAGAAGGTCTTTGGTATGCACGTAACATCAAATCACTTCCACTTGCAATGAAAGAAGTTGCACCTGAATTAGTCTCAGGAAAAAGTGACTGGGAATTGATGAACATGTCTACAAAAGAAATCATGGACTTGTTAGATAGTGTTCCAGAAAAAATTGATGACATCAAAGCACATTCTGCACGTAGCGGAAAACATTTACAACAATTAGGAAAATGGTTAGTACCACAAACGAAACATTACTCATGGCTAAAAGCAGCTGATATCATCGGTATCGGGTTAGATCAAGTAATCCCTGTACCAGTTGATCACAACTATCGAATGGATATCAACGAACTTGAAAAAATCGTTCGTCAACTAGCAGCTGAAAAAACACCAATCTTGGGTGTAGTCGGTGTTGTTGGTTCGACAGAAGAAGGAGCCATTGACGGTATCGATAAAATTGTTGCATTACGTCGAGTATTAGAAAAAGATGGTATTTACTTCTACTTGCATGTTGATGCTGCTTACGGCGGTTATGGTCGTTCCATTTTCTTAGACGAAGAAAATAACTTTATTCCATTTGAAGAATTAAAAGATGTTCATGCAAAACATCATGTATTTACAGAAAACAAAGATTATATCTTAGAAGATGTACACCGTGCCTTCAAAGCAATTGAAGAAGCAGAATCTGTAACAATTGATCCACATAAAATGGGTTATGTTCCTTACTCAGCTGGTGGGATCGTCATCAAAGACGTACGTATGCGCGACGTTATTTCTTACTTTGCTACTTACGTGTTTGAAAAAGGCGCAGATATCCCAGCATTACTTGGTGCATACATTTTAGAAGGTTCAAAAGCAGGAGCAACTGCTGCTAGTGTTTGGGCTGCACATCATGTCTTACCACTTAATGTAACTGGTTATGGTAAATTGATGGGAGCTTCAATTGAAGGAGCACATCGTTTCTATAACTTCTTACAAGATTTATCATTTAAAGTTGGCGATAAAGAAATCGAAGTACATCCATTAACTTACCCAGATTTCAATATGGTTGACTATGTATTTAAAGAAAAAGGCAACGACGATCTAGTTGCAATGAACAAATTGAATCATGACGTTTATGACTACTCTTCATACGTTAAAGGTAGCATCTATGGTAATGAATTCTTGACATCACACACTGACTTTGCTATTCCAGATTATGGCAACAGCCCATTACAATTTGTGAACCAATTAGGTTTCTCAGATGAAGAATGGAACCGTGCAGGAAAAGTAACTGTTTTACGTGCAAGTGTAATGACACCATACATGAATAAAGCAGAAAACTTCGAAGAATATGCTGGAAAAATCAAAGCAGCTCTTCAAGAAAAATTAGAAAAAATCTACGCAAATCAATTACTAGCAAGCGAAGAAAAATAA
- a CDS encoding NAD(P)H-hydrate dehydratase codes for MLIDSDLLQKVIQPRPEKSHKGTFGRTVLIGGNHQFGGAIIMSALAAVHSGAGLTTVATDQWNQAPLHTHLPEAMCIDWQEKEQLLAVMDTADVLLIGPGLGDSSLSLELLAFTLAHQKSHQWLVMDGSALTLFAKENLTLHFPEQTVMTPHQMEWQRVSSLKIEEQTPENNRKQQAKLGATIVLKSHRTTIYGQQECYQNTTGSAAMATGGTGDTLAGMITGFLAQFPKNDETIAAAVYLHSFIGDQLAKKQYVVLPTQISQAIPQWMHYFSQKKDGNKEF; via the coding sequence TTGTTAATAGATAGCGATTTATTACAAAAAGTAATTCAACCACGCCCAGAAAAGTCACATAAAGGAACTTTCGGTCGTACTGTCTTGATTGGCGGTAACCATCAATTTGGTGGTGCGATCATCATGAGTGCACTAGCGGCTGTACACAGTGGCGCAGGATTAACGACTGTTGCTACGGACCAGTGGAATCAAGCACCACTTCACACGCATTTACCTGAAGCCATGTGCATCGACTGGCAAGAAAAAGAACAACTGTTAGCAGTGATGGACACGGCAGACGTTCTATTGATTGGTCCAGGATTAGGGGACTCCTCATTGAGTTTAGAATTATTAGCATTCACTTTAGCACATCAAAAAAGCCATCAGTGGTTAGTGATGGACGGTTCAGCATTAACATTATTCGCTAAAGAAAATCTAACCCTCCATTTTCCCGAGCAAACCGTCATGACTCCTCATCAAATGGAATGGCAAAGAGTAAGCTCACTTAAGATCGAGGAACAAACACCTGAGAACAACCGCAAGCAGCAAGCCAAATTAGGCGCAACGATTGTTTTAAAAAGTCATCGAACCACGATCTACGGGCAACAAGAATGTTATCAAAATACTACTGGCTCTGCCGCAATGGCCACTGGAGGTACTGGTGATACATTAGCTGGTATGATCACTGGATTCTTGGCACAATTTCCTAAAAACGATGAAACAATCGCAGCAGCTGTCTACCTGCATAGTTTTATTGGGGATCAACTGGCAAAAAAACAATATGTTGTTTTACCGACACAAATCAGTCAAGCAATCCCTCAATGGATGCACTATTTTAGTCAGAAAAAAGATGGAAACAAGGAGTTCTAA
- the dhaK gene encoding dihydroxyacetone kinase subunit DhaK has protein sequence MKKIMNNPSTIVEEMLSGLVISYPEMIHQVADSRVVAKNDQVEQVGLVSGGGSGHEPAHAGFVGAGMLSAAVLGDVFTSPTPDQIHIAIKEADQGKGVLLIIKNYTGDVLNFDMAKEMAAMEGIEVESVVVDDDIAVENSTYTAGKRGVAGTVLVHKILGDAARKGASLQELKELGDRLVPAIKTIGVALRAATVPEVGKPGFELAEDEIEYGVGIHGEPGYRREKLQPAKVLAEELVTKILADYPEKPKEVGVLVNGMGGTPLMELFVFMNDVQSLLDQESVKVTFHKVGDFMTSLDMQGLSLTMIDLTTKKWQEALESEVHTISW, from the coding sequence ATGAAAAAAATCATGAATAATCCTAGTACGATCGTAGAAGAAATGTTGTCTGGTTTAGTGATAAGTTATCCAGAAATGATTCACCAAGTAGCTGATTCTCGAGTAGTAGCAAAAAATGATCAAGTAGAACAAGTTGGCTTGGTTTCTGGGGGAGGAAGTGGTCATGAACCAGCGCATGCAGGTTTTGTTGGTGCTGGGATGTTGAGTGCTGCAGTTTTAGGAGATGTTTTTACTTCGCCGACACCTGATCAGATTCATATAGCTATCAAAGAAGCGGATCAAGGAAAAGGCGTTTTATTGATCATCAAGAATTATACAGGAGATGTACTCAATTTTGACATGGCTAAAGAAATGGCGGCTATGGAAGGGATTGAAGTAGAAAGTGTTGTAGTGGATGATGACATTGCGGTGGAAAATAGCACATATACTGCTGGCAAACGTGGAGTAGCTGGAACAGTTCTTGTGCATAAAATCTTAGGGGATGCCGCTAGGAAAGGTGCATCCTTGCAAGAATTGAAGGAACTAGGAGATAGACTAGTTCCAGCGATCAAGACGATTGGTGTGGCATTGCGTGCGGCCACGGTTCCTGAAGTAGGAAAGCCAGGATTTGAATTAGCCGAAGATGAGATCGAATACGGAGTAGGGATCCATGGCGAGCCTGGTTATCGTAGAGAAAAGTTGCAACCTGCTAAAGTATTAGCTGAAGAATTAGTAACAAAAATTTTAGCTGACTACCCAGAGAAACCAAAAGAAGTTGGAGTGCTAGTTAATGGGATGGGTGGCACGCCATTGATGGAACTCTTTGTTTTTATGAATGATGTCCAATCATTACTCGATCAAGAATCAGTCAAAGTGACATTTCATAAAGTCGGTGATTTTATGACTTCTTTAGACATGCAAGGATTATCTCTGACGATGATTGACCTAACAACTAAGAAATGGCAGGAAGCATTGGAAAGTGAAGTTCACACAATTTCGTGGTAG
- a CDS encoding acyl-CoA thioesterase: protein MEKFTGYMREPFYYETDQMGIIHHSNYIRWMEESRVALLDHLGFSYTKIEKLGVIIPVLEVTCQYKEMIRYGETVRILPKIEQYSGTRLNFSYEIYGLDDGKLRTTGSSKHCFLLADNQKLTKLERVNPALDRLFHEYAQLDS, encoded by the coding sequence ATGGAAAAATTTACTGGATACATGCGTGAGCCGTTTTACTATGAAACCGATCAAATGGGGATCATCCACCACAGCAACTATATCCGTTGGATGGAAGAATCTCGTGTTGCTTTATTGGATCATTTAGGTTTCAGCTATACAAAAATTGAAAAACTAGGAGTGATCATCCCTGTTTTAGAAGTCACTTGCCAGTACAAAGAAATGATTCGTTATGGTGAAACTGTTCGTATTTTGCCTAAAATCGAACAATATAGTGGTACAAGATTAAATTTTAGTTATGAAATCTACGGTTTAGATGACGGAAAATTACGAACAACTGGCTCTAGCAAACATTGTTTTTTACTCGCTGACAATCAGAAGTTAACCAAACTTGAACGGGTAAATCCTGCATTAGATCGCTTATTCCACGAGTATGCACAGTTGGATAGCTAA
- the tyrS gene encoding tyrosine--tRNA ligase — protein MNIIDELTWRDAINQQTNEERLRELVDEKSISLYCGVDPTGDSMHIGHLIPFMMMKRFQLAGHHPYILIGGGTGTIGDPSGRKTERVLQTMEQVQHNVDALSNQMRKLFGKDANITFVNNYDWLSKISLLEFLRDYGKNFNINTMLAKDIVASRLEVGISFTEFTYQILQSIDFLHLHKTYDVQLQIGGADQWGNITAGLDLIRKLEGPEAEAFGLTIPLMLKADGTKFGKTAGGAIWLDPEKTSPFEFYQFWLNQDDRDVVKYLKFFTFLSQEEIEDLAKKVETEPEKREAQRRLAEEVTRFVHSEEDLKEAQKITEALFSGNIKELNAAEIAQGFGKMPNVEISSKPENIVELLVSTKIEPSKRQAREDVSNGAISINGDRVTDLNFVIDPSKEFDGKFVVIRKGKKNYFLAKVVD, from the coding sequence ATGAATATTATCGACGAATTAACTTGGCGTGATGCCATTAACCAACAAACGAATGAAGAAAGACTTCGTGAACTTGTTGACGAAAAGAGTATTTCACTATATTGCGGAGTTGACCCAACTGGGGATTCTATGCACATCGGACATTTGATTCCATTTATGATGATGAAAAGATTTCAATTGGCAGGACATCATCCATACATTCTGATCGGTGGCGGAACAGGTACAATTGGAGACCCAAGTGGTCGTAAGACAGAACGTGTCTTACAAACAATGGAACAAGTCCAACATAATGTCGATGCTTTATCTAACCAAATGAGAAAATTATTTGGGAAAGATGCAAACATCACGTTTGTGAATAACTATGATTGGTTATCAAAAATCTCATTACTTGAATTTTTACGTGATTACGGTAAAAACTTCAATATTAACACGATGTTAGCGAAAGATATCGTAGCAAGTCGTTTGGAAGTCGGTATCTCATTTACAGAATTTACTTACCAAATCTTGCAATCAATTGACTTTTTACACTTACACAAAACATATGATGTTCAACTACAAATCGGTGGTGCTGATCAATGGGGGAACATCACAGCTGGATTAGACTTAATCCGTAAATTAGAAGGACCAGAAGCAGAAGCATTCGGTTTAACGATCCCATTGATGTTAAAAGCGGATGGGACAAAATTTGGTAAAACTGCCGGTGGCGCTATCTGGTTAGATCCTGAGAAAACATCACCATTTGAGTTCTACCAATTCTGGTTGAACCAAGATGACCGAGATGTTGTGAAATACTTGAAATTCTTTACTTTCTTATCACAAGAAGAAATTGAAGATTTGGCGAAAAAAGTTGAAACTGAACCTGAAAAACGTGAAGCACAACGACGTTTAGCAGAAGAAGTGACGAGATTCGTTCATAGTGAAGAAGACTTGAAAGAAGCGCAAAAAATAACAGAAGCATTGTTCTCTGGAAACATCAAAGAATTAAATGCAGCTGAGATCGCTCAAGGATTTGGTAAAATGCCAAACGTTGAAATTTCAAGTAAACCTGAAAATATCGTGGAATTATTGGTTTCCACAAAAATTGAACCATCAAAACGCCAAGCGCGTGAAGATGTTTCAAACGGAGCTATAAGTATTAACGGTGACCGTGTTACCGATTTAAATTTTGTCATAGATCCATCGAAGGAATTTGATGGTAAGTTTGTGGTTATTCGAAAGGGTAAGAAAAATTACTTTTTGGCCAAAGTAGTTGATTAG